A genomic window from Sphingobacteriales bacterium includes:
- a CDS encoding energy transducer TonB: MKMIRLKISTILLILCGVLQPVMAQTDVVATKPQFPGGDKALVQFLDINLKYPEEAQKQKWEGKTLVAFTVNEDGSLTNVRILKSSQVVLDAEALRVIKLMPKWSPATVNGMPKKEMMVLPVNFDMKIMKNIMY; encoded by the coding sequence ATGAAAATGATACGACTAAAAATAAGCACCATACTGCTTATCCTTTGTGGTGTTTTGCAGCCTGTCATGGCTCAGACTGATGTTGTTGCCACTAAGCCCCAGTTTCCGGGTGGCGATAAGGCATTGGTTCAGTTTTTAGATATTAATCTGAAATATCCGGAAGAGGCACAAAAGCAAAAGTGGGAAGGTAAAACACTGGTTGCGTTTACCGTGAATGAGGACGGTTCCCTGACGAATGTGAGGATACTGAAATCTTCTCAGGTGGTGCTCGATGCGGAAGCCTTGCGTGTCATTAAACTGATGCCTAAATGGTCACCGGCTACCGTAAATGGAATGCCCAAAAAGGAAATGATGGTCTTGCCGGTCAATTTCGATATGAAAATCATGAAAAATATTATGTACTAA
- a CDS encoding AMP nucleosidase, which translates to MKTKDDIVQNWLPRYTGKNLEDFGEYILLTNFSKYVQLFAEWNQVEVVGLDKPMPNATANNITIINFGMGSALAATMMDLLSAVKPKAALFLGKCGGLKKKNELGDFILPIAAIRGEGTSNDYFPAEVPALPSFALQKAISTTIREHDQDYWTGTVYTTNRRVWEHDEEFKEYLRKIRAMAIDMETATLFSVAFANEIPVGALLLVSDQPMIPEGVKTDESDRKVTANYVNKHLLIGIDSLKQLMNRASTIKHLRFED; encoded by the coding sequence ATGAAAACTAAAGATGATATCGTTCAGAACTGGCTGCCAAGGTATACCGGAAAAAATCTGGAGGATTTCGGTGAATATATCTTACTGACTAATTTTTCCAAATATGTACAATTATTCGCAGAATGGAATCAGGTGGAAGTAGTTGGACTGGATAAACCCATGCCGAATGCCACTGCCAATAATATCACTATCATCAACTTTGGAATGGGCAGCGCCCTGGCTGCTACCATGATGGATTTATTATCCGCTGTAAAACCAAAGGCTGCCCTGTTCTTAGGAAAATGCGGCGGATTGAAAAAGAAAAATGAATTGGGCGATTTCATCCTCCCGATTGCCGCTATCAGAGGAGAGGGAACCTCTAACGATTATTTCCCTGCTGAAGTGCCGGCATTGCCATCCTTTGCATTGCAAAAAGCCATTTCAACCACAATCCGTGAACACGATCAGGATTACTGGACCGGTACCGTTTATACGACCAACAGAAGAGTGTGGGAACACGATGAAGAATTTAAGGAATATCTGAGGAAAATACGCGCCATGGCCATTGATATGGAAACAGCCACGCTTTTTTCTGTTGCATTTGCCAATGAAATTCCGGTCGGCGCACTGTTGCTGGTTTCAGACCAGCCGATGATACCGGAGGGTGTGAAGACAGATGAAAGTGACAGGAAAGTGACTGCAAATTATGTCAACAAGCACTTGCTGATAGGTATCGATTCTCTCAAACAACTGATGAACCGGGCCTCCACAATCAAACACCTCCGTTTTGAAGATTAG